Proteins from a single region of Flaviflexus salsibiostraticola:
- a CDS encoding SseB family protein, whose amino-acid sequence MGADHLQGTLSGGTAADKLKPNPFAGDDGRADPTLAAALELEEFAPRLEAIIDVLPAARVLVPVLAHEHPGRTDDGGVVDHASVDKDPCKAAAMLAVEAPDGRAAMPIFSSVEALMRWNPKARPVPVHTQNAAIAAVAEADGLLVLDAASERPMLLGRPAVNALATGERWTAPWRDEELPTIVARALAGIEGLKGLQITPGRNAETAIVLAVDGKASREAVGAALAEASSRLAAVDELTHRLDSIELVPARVA is encoded by the coding sequence ATGGGAGCCGACCACCTCCAGGGGACCCTGAGCGGCGGGACCGCCGCGGACAAGCTCAAGCCGAACCCGTTCGCGGGTGACGACGGGAGAGCGGACCCGACCCTCGCCGCGGCGCTCGAACTCGAGGAGTTCGCCCCGCGGCTCGAGGCGATCATCGACGTTCTGCCGGCCGCCCGAGTCCTCGTGCCCGTCCTCGCCCATGAGCATCCGGGCCGTACCGATGACGGGGGAGTGGTCGACCACGCCTCGGTCGACAAGGATCCCTGCAAGGCTGCGGCGATGCTCGCGGTCGAGGCCCCGGATGGCCGGGCCGCCATGCCGATCTTCTCCTCCGTCGAGGCGCTCATGCGCTGGAACCCGAAGGCCAGGCCCGTGCCGGTCCACACCCAGAACGCGGCCATCGCCGCCGTTGCCGAGGCCGACGGGCTCCTCGTGCTCGACGCCGCATCCGAGCGGCCTATGCTGCTCGGCCGGCCCGCCGTCAATGCCCTGGCGACGGGCGAGCGGTGGACGGCGCCGTGGCGGGACGAGGAGCTTCCGACGATCGTCGCTCGTGCGCTCGCTGGCATCGAGGGCCTCAAGGGCCTGCAGATCACCCCGGGCCGGAACGCAGAGACGGCGATCGTCCTCGCGGTCGACGGCAAGGCCAGCCGCGAGGCTGTGGGTGCGGCGCTGGCAGAGGCGAGCA
- the priA gene encoding bifunctional 1-(5-phosphoribosyl)-5-((5-phosphoribosylamino)methylideneamino)imidazole-4-carboxamide isomerase/phosphoribosylanthranilate isomerase PriA — protein MTKPLQLLPAIDVVEGKAVRLLRGEAGTETGYGEPKDVAQDWIAGGATFIHLVDLDAAFGRGDNRALIREIVAESSVRIELSGGIRDDESLTAALDAGATRVNLGTAALENPDWTERVIKEYGDQIAVGLDVRGHTLSARGWTRDGGNLFEVLDRLNEAGCARYVVTDVAKDGTMEGPNTVLLQEVCARTDAPVVASGGVATLDDLRALRALTDEGVEGAIVGKALYAGAFTLPEAIEVAGEQ, from the coding sequence ATGACGAAACCCCTCCAGCTCCTGCCCGCCATCGATGTCGTCGAGGGTAAGGCCGTCCGCCTCCTCCGTGGCGAGGCCGGGACCGAGACCGGCTACGGCGAGCCGAAGGACGTCGCCCAGGATTGGATCGCCGGTGGAGCGACCTTCATCCACCTCGTCGATCTCGACGCAGCCTTCGGGCGGGGCGACAACCGGGCCCTCATCCGCGAGATCGTCGCCGAGAGCTCCGTCCGGATCGAACTCTCCGGCGGCATCCGTGACGACGAGAGCCTGACGGCTGCGCTCGACGCCGGTGCGACGCGCGTCAATCTCGGCACGGCGGCCCTGGAGAATCCTGACTGGACCGAGCGGGTCATCAAGGAGTACGGCGACCAGATTGCGGTTGGCCTCGACGTTCGCGGCCACACCCTGTCCGCCCGTGGGTGGACCCGCGATGGCGGCAACCTCTTCGAGGTCCTCGACCGTCTCAACGAGGCCGGCTGCGCACGGTATGTCGTGACCGACGTCGCGAAGGACGGAACCATGGAGGGGCCGAACACCGTGCTTCTCCAAGAGGTCTGCGCACGCACCGATGCCCCGGTCGTCGCCTCCGGCGGCGTCGCCACGCTCGATGACCTGCGGGCGCTGCGCGCACTGACCGATGAGGGTGTCGAGGGCGCGATCGTCGGCAAGGCCCTCTACGCCGGCGCGTTCACCCTGCCCGAGGCGATCGAGGTGGCGGGCGAGCAGTGA
- the hisH gene encoding imidazole glycerol phosphate synthase subunit HisH, protein MKVVVFDYGSGNVHSAVRALTEAGADVELTADPEKVMAADGLVVPGVGAFDTVVDRLRRLRGDRFIERRLAGGRPVLGICVGLQVLFEGSDEFGSTKPGLDQFPGRVTRLQSTITPHMGWSTVSVPEGSTLFRGIEDERFYFVHSYAVHTDPAAGADPVFAPPLISWSEHGGRFVAAIEQGPLSATQFHPEKSGPAGIALLRNWLSTLEGQS, encoded by the coding sequence GTGAAGGTCGTCGTCTTCGACTACGGCTCGGGCAACGTCCACTCTGCCGTACGCGCACTGACAGAGGCTGGGGCAGATGTTGAGCTCACCGCCGATCCTGAGAAGGTCATGGCGGCCGATGGGCTCGTCGTCCCCGGTGTCGGCGCATTCGACACGGTGGTTGACCGCCTGCGACGTCTGCGCGGGGACCGCTTCATCGAGCGCCGCCTCGCCGGGGGCCGTCCCGTGCTCGGCATCTGCGTCGGACTTCAGGTCCTCTTCGAGGGGTCGGACGAGTTCGGCAGCACGAAGCCGGGCCTCGACCAGTTCCCGGGGCGCGTGACGAGGCTGCAGTCGACCATCACTCCGCACATGGGCTGGTCGACCGTCTCCGTGCCGGAAGGTTCGACGCTGTTCCGTGGGATCGAGGACGAGCGCTTCTACTTCGTCCACTCCTACGCGGTCCACACCGACCCGGCCGCGGGTGCCGACCCTGTCTTCGCCCCGCCCCTCATCTCCTGGTCCGAGCATGGCGGGCGCTTCGTCGCCGCCATCGAGCAGGGCCCTCTCTCCGCAACCCAATTCCATCCCGAGAAGTCCGGCCCGGCAGGAATCGCCCTGCTGCGAAACTGGCTCTCCACCCTTGAAGGACAGTCATGA
- the hisB gene encoding imidazoleglycerol-phosphate dehydratase HisB — MRTATINRQTSESTITLTLDLDGDGTSTIDTGVPFYDHMLTSLSRHSLINLDVHARGDIEVDVHHTVEDTAICFGEALREALGDKRGIRRFGDALVPLDESLARAVVDISGRPYLVHDGEPAGQEYHLIGGHFTGSMTRHVFESIAFHAGICMHIDVIRGRDPHHIVEAQFKAFARALRTAVEPDPRVTTIPSTKGSL, encoded by the coding sequence ATGAGAACGGCAACAATCAATCGTCAGACGAGCGAATCGACGATCACGCTCACGCTGGATCTCGACGGCGACGGCACGTCGACAATCGACACCGGCGTCCCGTTCTACGATCACATGCTGACCTCGCTGTCGCGCCATTCGCTCATCAACCTCGACGTCCACGCACGCGGCGACATCGAGGTCGATGTCCACCACACCGTGGAGGACACCGCCATCTGCTTCGGTGAGGCGCTCCGCGAGGCGCTCGGGGATAAGCGCGGCATCCGCCGGTTCGGCGATGCCCTTGTTCCGCTGGACGAGTCGCTCGCCCGGGCCGTCGTCGACATCTCCGGACGGCCCTACCTCGTCCACGACGGTGAACCCGCAGGCCAGGAGTACCACCTCATCGGCGGCCACTTCACGGGCTCCATGACCCGGCACGTCTTCGAATCGATCGCCTTCCACGCGGGCATCTGCATGCACATCGACGTTATCCGCGGCCGCGACCCCCACCACATCGTCGAAGCCCAGTTCAAGGCCTTCGCCCGGGCGCTCCGCACGGCCGTCGAGCCCGATCCGCGGGTCACGACGATCCCATCGACGAAGGGCTCGCTATGA
- a CDS encoding histidinol-phosphate transaminase — MSVTIPYRPALAGLEPYGAPQLDVPVTLNVNENPYPPSAEMIADIAAAVADAAASLNRYPDRDFLALRADLADYLAAESGVRLSPEQVWAANGSNEVMLHILLAFAGPGRTVISFTPTYSMYVEYARDTFSEWQTLPRRDDFSLDLEKLPEELARIRPAVILLASPNNPTGTALTGDELSAVLDAAKGNGPADAPGSDCLVVVDEAYGEFRRDGVPSALELLADHDNLIVSRTMSKAFGAAGLRLGYLGAAKEIVDQLQIVRLPYHLSAVTQAAARAALRHSASQLSQIAALREGRDAIVRRLHSLGLDTAPTDANFVMFGTFPDRSEIFTRVLDRGVLIREVGPAGWLRVSVGTPEENEAFFDALEEAMK, encoded by the coding sequence GTGTCGGTGACCATTCCTTACCGCCCGGCACTCGCGGGCCTTGAGCCCTACGGCGCACCCCAGCTCGATGTTCCAGTGACGCTCAACGTCAACGAGAACCCGTATCCCCCGAGTGCGGAGATGATCGCCGACATCGCCGCCGCCGTCGCCGACGCCGCGGCGAGCCTCAACCGTTACCCGGACAGGGACTTCCTCGCCCTGAGGGCGGATCTCGCGGACTACCTGGCGGCCGAGTCGGGCGTTCGCCTCAGCCCTGAGCAGGTGTGGGCGGCGAACGGGTCGAACGAGGTCATGCTCCATATCCTTCTCGCCTTCGCGGGACCCGGACGGACGGTCATCTCCTTCACGCCGACGTACTCCATGTACGTCGAATATGCGAGGGACACGTTCTCGGAGTGGCAGACGCTCCCGCGCCGGGATGATTTCTCGCTCGACCTCGAGAAGCTCCCCGAGGAGCTGGCCCGCATCCGCCCCGCGGTCATCCTCCTCGCCAGCCCCAACAATCCGACGGGCACGGCGCTCACGGGCGATGAGCTGTCGGCGGTTCTCGACGCGGCGAAGGGCAATGGCCCGGCCGATGCTCCGGGTTCGGACTGCCTTGTCGTCGTCGATGAGGCCTACGGAGAGTTCCGCCGGGATGGCGTTCCCTCGGCGCTTGAACTGCTCGCCGATCACGACAATCTCATTGTGTCGCGGACGATGTCGAAGGCCTTCGGTGCTGCCGGCCTGCGCCTCGGATACCTTGGGGCCGCGAAGGAGATCGTTGACCAGCTGCAGATCGTCCGGCTGCCCTACCACCTCTCGGCCGTCACCCAGGCGGCGGCGAGGGCCGCGCTCAGGCACTCCGCGAGCCAGCTGTCCCAGATCGCCGCGCTCCGCGAGGGCAGGGATGCGATCGTTCGGCGACTGCATTCGCTAGGCTTGGACACAGCACCGACGGACGCGAATTTTGTCATGTTCGGGACGTTCCCGGACCGGAGCGAGATCTTCACGCGAGTTCTCGACCGAGGCGTCCTCATCCGCGAGGTCGGCCCGGCGGGCTGGCTGCGCGTATCGGTCGGCACACCCGAGGAGAATGAGGCGTTCTTCGACGCACTGGAAGAGGCAATGAAATGA